In Drosophila nasuta strain 15112-1781.00 chromosome 2R, ASM2355853v1, whole genome shotgun sequence, a single genomic region encodes these proteins:
- the LOC132784568 gene encoding protein TRC8 homolog isoform X4, whose protein sequence is MKQVLGFVDVMMRVPPIIVIDEILKIGMGLPTRMYPDKVATTTTTTTTTPAASQQDVSNITAAAATTTSDTFGSIKAFFGLASEEATTAAAAAVSAISTSISNSSQEILEQSIENATKAAHTHGMLSNNFNTLMDELAHDGVLADILSITTIKFIICLLGFCSAACIFMLWTRHLVMVYMFLTSLGLTFLSYWSSVSALALMENSPCIVEDLMSMNTTRLLDSGGVIMSLAPHIIAQWFMGMLFAYIHLGPRFALLQKMMPIIFTSPILFAMLPLPPYIVEKLPVLAGLTPILLTKFTLVQSAMEASRTVYNGYQYAMNFVSNFGLSALIENEWQRLNVPNVLRLFWTIRIMQGSYALITAETDVPLQFFPAVEKLLVDGCETLTAVLGMTGVISMICHYIGRGFQWYLLTYDNDEEKSLGTVSAVLFYILALQTGLTSLSPDKRFVRLCRNLCLLVTALLHFLHNIVSPILMSLSAARNPSRKRHVRALSVCAFLICMPVSLLYYLWSQHSPSTWLLAVTAFSVEVIVKVLVSLATYTLFLLDARRQFFWEKLDDYLYYVRAFGNSVEFCFGILLFINGAWILIFESAQNATGGAIRAIMMCIHAYFNIWCEARAGWSVFMKRRSAVHKISALPEATPAQLQAFDDVCAICYQEMYSAKITRCRHFFHGVCLRKWLYVQDRCPLCHEIMMYTDKPEDNSQEADPAAATQAEQPIRIYPRDDGNNAGSARRTPERAATAEDAADDATTSTNAATGTVHSERVPATSASEAAALAAEARAAAAASSSNSSHSNANSNSSSSNVSYMSGSGQPPPSTATSAAAVATAAASNTTHIFRLSQEQQ, encoded by the exons ATGAAGCAG GTGCTCGGTTTTGTGGATGTCATGATGCGTGTGCCGCCCATCATAGTGATCGATGAGATACTCAAGATTGGTATGGGGCTGCCAACTCGTATGTATCCAGACAAAgttgcaaccacaacaacaacgactacgACGACACCTGCAGCAAGTCAACAGGATGTCAGCAAcatcacagcagcagcggcaaccaCAACATCAGACACATTTGGCTCCATCAAAGCATTCTTTGGGCTGGCCAGTGAGGAGGCCacgactgctgctgcagctgctgtctCAGCCATATCCACCTCcattagcaacagcagccaagaGATTCTCGAACAATCCATTGAGAATGCAACGAAAGCGGCGCATACACACGGCATGCTGAGCAACAACTTTAATACGCTAATGGATGAACTGGCACACGATGGCGTGCTAGCGGATATACTAAGCATAACAACGATCAAGTTTATCATCTGCTTGCTAG GTTTCTGTAGCGCCGCTTGCATTTTTATGCTATGGACGCGTCACTTGGTCATGGTATACATGTTTCTCACCTCGCTGGGACTCACATTTCTTTCGTACTGGTCGAGTGTTAGCGCCTTGGCGCTGATGGAGAACAGTCCATGCATAGTTGAGGATTTAATGTCAATGAATACCACTAGATTATTGGATTCGGGTGGCGTCATAATGTCACTGGCTCCACATATCATAGCACAATGGTTCATGGGCATGCTCTTTGCCTACATCCATTTGGGACCACGCTTTGCGCTGCTGCAGAAAATGATGCCCATTATCTTTACTAGTCCAATTCTGTTTGCCATGTTGCCGCTACCGCCGTACATTGTTGAGAAGTTGCCCGTGCTGGCGGGCTTAACGCCCATTCTATTGACCAAATTCACATTAGTCCAAAGTGCCATGGAAGCCAGTCGAACGGTATACAATGGCTATCAGTATGCCATGAACTTTGTCTCGAACTTTGGTCTGTCGGCGCTCATTGAGAACGAGTGGCAGCGTCTTAACGTGCCCAATGTGCTGCGACTCTTCTGGACCATCAG aATCATGCAAGGCAGCTATGCTTTGATCACAGCTGAGACAGATGTGCCTTTGCAGTTCTTCCCGGCTGTCGAAAAACTACTCGTCGATGGTTGTGAAACTCTGACCGCTGTGCTAGGCATGACTGGTGTCATCTCCATGATCTGTCACTACATTGGACGCGGCTTTCAATGGTATCTGCTGACCTACGACAATGATGAAGAGAAATCCCTGGGTACCGTTTCCGCTGTCCTCTTCTACATCTTGGCATTGCAAACGGGTCTCACTTCGCTGTCGCCCGACAAGCGTTTCGTGCGCTTGTGTCGCAATCTTTGTCTGCTTGTGACAGCTTTGCTTCACTTCCTACACAACATTGTGTCGCCCATCCTTATGTCGTTGAGTGCGGCACGCAATCCTTCACGCAAGCGTCATGTGCGCGCCTTGTCGGTGTGCGCTTTTCTCATTTGCATGCCAGTCAGTTTGCTTTACTATCTGTGGTCACAGCATTCGCCGTCCACTTGGCTGCTGGCGGTGACTGCCTTCTCCGTCGAGGTCATAGTCAAG GTACTTGTTTCACTTGCAACTTATACGCTGTTTTTGCTAGACGCGCGTCGACAATTCTTCTGGGAGAAATTGGAtgattatttgtattatgtgCGTGCTTTTGGCAATTCAGTAGAGTTCTGTTTCGGCATACTGCTCTTTATCAATGGTGCTTGGATTTTGATCTTTGAATCGG CTCAAAATGCTACAGGCGGCGCCATCAGAGCGATCATGATGTGCATTCATGCCTACTTCAACATCTGGTGCGAGGCCCGCGCCGGCTGGTCCGTCTTCATGAAGCGTCGCTCGGCTGTCCACAAGATCTCCGCGCTACCCGAAGCCACTCCTGCTCAGCTACAAGCCTTTGACGATGTCTGCGCCATCTGCTATCAG GAAATGTACTCCGCCAAGATAACGCGTTGTCGGCATTTCTTCCACGGCGTCTGCTTGCGCAAGTGGCTCTATGTGCAGGATCGCTGTCCGCTGTGCCACGAAATCATGATGTACACTGACAAGCCGGAGGATAACTCCCAAGAAGCGGATCCGGCGGCTGCAACGCAAGCCGAGCAGCCAATTCGCATATATCCCCGCGAT GATGGAAATAATGCTGGTTCGGCGCGACGGACGCCTGAACGTGCAGCCACCGCCGAAGATGCAGCAGACGATGCCACAACATCAACGAACGCTGCCACAGGCACGGTGCACAGTGAACGTGTGCCTGCCACATCGGCGAGTGAAGCGGCTGCACTTGCCGCGGAGGCGAGAGCCGCGGCtgctgccagcagcagcaacagcagccatagcaatgccaacagcaacagcagcagcagtaacgtTAGTTACATGAGTGGATCAGGACAACCGCCGCCATCGACAGCAACATCGGCGGCCGCGGTGGCCACAGCGGCGGCAAGCAACACGACGCACATATTTCGGTTGTCACAGGAACAGCAGTGA